Proteins found in one Brachyspira murdochii DSM 12563 genomic segment:
- a CDS encoding tRNA (cytidine(34)-2'-O)-methyltransferase yields the protein MGNRVIKNNFNIAIALYRPEIPANTGNIGRLCVGLNIELHIVSKPSFIISSKEVRRAGLDYWEHLVLIKHENENTFLEYCNNNDRRIIPITKFGKNRYDEFNYSNNDILLFGRESTGLRESLWENDLDNSIYIPMSDNIRSINLSNTAAITAYEAYRHICLY from the coding sequence ATGGGTAACAGAGTAATAAAAAATAATTTCAATATAGCTATAGCATTATACAGACCTGAAATACCTGCAAATACTGGAAATATAGGAAGATTATGTGTAGGACTTAATATAGAACTTCATATAGTTTCAAAGCCGTCATTTATAATAAGCTCAAAAGAAGTAAGACGTGCCGGACTTGATTATTGGGAGCATTTAGTATTAATTAAGCATGAAAATGAAAATACATTTTTAGAATACTGCAATAATAATGACAGAAGAATAATACCAATAACAAAATTCGGAAAAAACAGATATGATGAGTTTAACTATTCCAACAATGATATACTTTTGTTCGGCAGAGAATCAACAGGACTTAGAGAATCATTATGGGAAAATGATTTGGATAACTCTATATACATACCTATGAGTGATAATATACGTTCTATTAATTTATCAAACACAGCTGCAATAACTGCATACGAGGCATACAGGCATATTTGTCTCTACTAA
- the flgN gene encoding flagellar export chaperone FlgN, with translation MFNLYEELTKIEILLSKEIEVYKIILEDEEKKVNSIINTRLQDIHLYCDHQNEKMTEANELRKLRESIIDLIVLNKFPHLSETATLSDIIRRIPLNKTARISALRLELVTLMARLKHLNKLAPKLFDEALDLFANMKEVLNESKKVGYNNKGKEHVVNRKLSVLVNKQV, from the coding sequence ATGTTTAACTTATATGAAGAGCTTACAAAAATAGAGATACTTCTTTCCAAAGAGATAGAAGTTTATAAAATAATCTTAGAAGATGAAGAGAAAAAGGTTAATTCTATAATCAATACTAGACTGCAGGATATACATCTATACTGCGATCATCAGAATGAAAAAATGACTGAAGCTAATGAACTTAGAAAATTGAGAGAAAGCATTATTGATTTGATAGTACTAAACAAATTTCCTCATCTATCAGAAACAGCAACATTATCAGATATTATTAGAAGAATACCTCTTAATAAAACTGCTAGAATATCTGCATTACGCCTTGAATTGGTTACTTTAATGGCTAGATTAAAACATCTCAATAAACTAGCTCCGAAACTTTTTGATGAAGCTTTAGACTTGTTTGCTAATATGAAAGAAGTTCTAAATGAAAGCAAAAAAGTTGGATATAACAACAAGGGAAAAGAACATGTTGTTAATAGGAAATTATCAGTTTTAGTAAATAAGCAAGTTTAA
- a CDS encoding rhodanese-like domain-containing protein, with protein sequence MLKSINVEEAVNLIKSNDDIQLLDVRSQMEIDMGGTIEGSILVDLNDPKSEKLINSLDKEKKYLLYCASGSRSILLGIYMDKSGFLKVYNLQNAGYAQLAIALKNI encoded by the coding sequence ATGTTGAAATCTATTAATGTTGAAGAAGCTGTAAATTTAATAAAATCAAATGATGATATTCAGTTACTTGATGTAAGAAGCCAAATGGAAATAGATATGGGCGGAACTATAGAGGGAAGCATATTAGTGGATTTGAATGATCCTAAAAGCGAGAAATTAATTAATAGTTTGGATAAAGAAAAAAAATATTTGCTTTACTGTGCAAGCGGAAGCAGATCTATTTTGCTTGGAATATATATGGATAAAAGCGGTTTTTTAAAAGTTTATAATTTGCAAAATGCCGGATACGCTCAGTTGGCTATTGCTTTAAAAAATATATAA
- a CDS encoding M15 family metallopeptidase, giving the protein MTVLQYVLVIAVILAVLAVMSFIIKASSKYKFVMIAFIIVIVSSISAVGIIYINNTKSMMPNLSLNLKAQEKEEEKRKIRKDIIIRPGALETIALHLAYSNRISPPVIKNRELGFYLDGIWFNWANGKLLTDEDMSNQDAYIPFGFYSYTVDGMPEVQKETPERTKELQDYYKKRVNNTKYINNKFLDTLYDGTNERSLVKHISTESILGYRVRVHDYVYEPLSNVSIEVKLIAQTNQEAKEFLDSLKIVSGYVWKIISKSASRSYHSYGVAFDTLPKKNNGKQIYWAWTRVNNKAWYAVPYEKRWHPPKSVVKTFEKYGFIWGGKWHNYDTIHFEYRPELIIYNNLKNDEDTAYELIEKYGIF; this is encoded by the coding sequence ATGACCGTTTTACAATATGTATTAGTAATAGCAGTTATATTGGCTGTATTAGCAGTTATGAGCTTTATCATAAAAGCCAGTTCTAAATATAAGTTTGTTATGATAGCATTTATTATAGTAATTGTCTCTTCTATTTCAGCTGTAGGTATTATATATATTAATAATACAAAAAGTATGATGCCTAATCTCTCTCTCAATTTGAAAGCTCAAGAGAAAGAAGAAGAGAAAAGAAAAATAAGAAAAGATATTATAATAAGACCTGGTGCCTTGGAAACTATAGCTTTACATTTAGCGTATTCAAACAGAATATCGCCTCCTGTTATAAAAAACAGAGAGCTTGGTTTTTATTTAGACGGAATATGGTTTAATTGGGCTAACGGCAAATTATTGACTGATGAGGATATGTCAAATCAGGATGCATATATACCATTCGGATTTTACTCATATACTGTTGATGGAATGCCTGAAGTGCAGAAAGAAACACCAGAAAGAACTAAGGAACTTCAGGACTATTATAAAAAAAGGGTAAATAATACAAAATACATTAATAATAAATTTTTAGACACTCTTTATGATGGTACAAATGAGCGTTCATTGGTAAAACATATAAGCACAGAAAGTATATTAGGTTATAGGGTAAGAGTGCATGATTATGTGTATGAACCTCTTTCTAATGTGAGTATAGAAGTAAAATTAATAGCACAGACTAATCAGGAAGCTAAAGAGTTTTTGGATTCATTAAAAATTGTAAGCGGTTATGTTTGGAAAATTATTTCAAAAAGTGCAAGCAGAAGCTATCACAGCTACGGGGTTGCTTTCGATACTTTGCCTAAAAAAAATAATGGAAAGCAAATTTATTGGGCTTGGACTAGGGTTAATAATAAAGCTTGGTATGCTGTGCCTTATGAAAAAAGATGGCATCCGCCTAAATCTGTAGTGAAAACATTTGAGAAATACGGTTTTATATGGGGCGGGAAATGGCATAATTATGATACTATACATTTTGAGTACAGACCGGAACTTATCATATATAATAATCTTAAAAACGATGAAGATACTGCTTATGAACTTATAGAAAAATACGGTATATTCTAA
- a CDS encoding site-2 protease family protein: protein MVYEIFSNRLSIGIISYVVFIISASMHEYSHAKTAYTLGDRTAMRLGRLTINPLAHLDILGSVVLPLIAAVTGIPVIGWMKAVPVNPHNFNNFERDQALVSFAGPFANLIIATVSFIIIKILTFTADGTFIIYKIMMFLENHNNMLTNIMLNALPIVLTMLFMFYMINIMLMFFNLLPFPPLDGGWILRFFLSPKGKSTYDKIYPYGFLILYALLFAGILRTVLGFIQTISQHMLGKSINIIFSI from the coding sequence ATGGTTTATGAAATATTTTCTAACAGACTCTCTATAGGCATTATATCATATGTAGTGTTTATTATATCAGCAAGTATGCATGAATATTCTCATGCAAAAACAGCATATACTCTAGGCGACAGAACAGCTATGAGACTTGGAAGGCTTACTATTAATCCATTAGCACATCTTGATATATTGGGATCTGTTGTTCTTCCTTTGATTGCAGCGGTTACTGGAATTCCAGTTATAGGCTGGATGAAAGCTGTACCAGTCAATCCTCATAATTTCAATAATTTTGAAAGAGATCAGGCATTAGTTTCATTTGCAGGTCCTTTTGCTAACCTTATTATAGCTACAGTATCATTTATTATAATAAAAATACTCACATTTACAGCCGATGGAACTTTTATAATATATAAAATTATGATGTTTTTAGAAAATCATAATAATATGCTTACTAATATCATGCTTAATGCTTTGCCTATAGTTTTAACTATGTTATTTATGTTTTATATGATTAATATAATGCTTATGTTTTTTAATTTATTGCCTTTCCCCCCATTAGACGGAGGCTGGATACTCAGATTTTTCTTATCACCTAAAGGAAAAAGCACTTATGATAAAATATATCCTTATGGTTTTTTGATTCTTTATGCTTTATTATTTGCTGGAATATTAAGAACTGTACTTGGTTTTATACAAACTATTTCTCAGCATATGCTTGGAAAAAGTATTAATATCATATTTTCTATCTAA
- a CDS encoding flagellin N-terminal helical domain-containing protein, producing the protein MIINNNISALNANRQLNLTGNSMTKTIAQLSSGMRINTAGDDASGLAVSEKMRSQYRGLQQATRNAQNGISFIQTTEGYLNETTNIMQRMRELAIQSANGIYSDSDRALIQVEVNQLVAEVDRIASQAEFNKMNMLTGRFAADAQTPMTFHIGANMDQRVAVNIGAMTAANLQVGGDTPISISSVETANQALGRIDEGIQIVVAQRAELGAVQNRMESMVKSLMIATENTIASESVIRDADMASAMVAYTREQILQQTGAAMLANANMKNQSIMRIIG; encoded by the coding sequence ATGATTATCAACAATAATATTTCTGCATTAAATGCAAACAGACAATTGAATTTAACAGGAAATTCAATGACTAAAACAATAGCACAGCTTTCTAGCGGTATGAGAATTAACACTGCCGGAGATGATGCTTCTGGATTAGCTGTATCTGAAAAAATGCGTTCACAATACCGTGGTTTACAACAAGCTACTAGAAATGCTCAAAACGGTATCTCTTTCATTCAAACAACTGAAGGTTATTTAAATGAAACTACTAACATTATGCAAAGAATGAGAGAATTAGCTATACAGTCTGCTAACGGTATTTATTCTGACAGCGACAGAGCTTTAATTCAAGTAGAAGTTAACCAATTAGTAGCTGAAGTTGATAGAATTGCTTCTCAAGCAGAATTCAACAAAATGAACATGTTAACAGGACGTTTCGCTGCTGATGCTCAAACTCCTATGACTTTCCACATTGGTGCTAATATGGATCAAAGAGTAGCTGTTAATATAGGTGCTATGACTGCAGCTAACTTACAAGTTGGCGGAGACACTCCTATTTCTATTTCTTCTGTAGAAACTGCTAACCAAGCTTTAGGAAGAATAGATGAAGGAATACAAATTGTAGTAGCTCAAAGAGCTGAATTAGGTGCTGTTCAAAACAGAATGGAATCTATGGTAAAAAGTTTAATGATAGCTACTGAAAACACTATCGCTTCTGAAAGTGTTATAAGAGATGCTGATATGGCTTCTGCTATGGTTGCTTATACTCGCGAGCAAATCTTACAGCAAACAGGTGCTGCTATGTTAGCTAATGCTAATATGAAAAACCAATCTATAATGAGAATTATCGGATAA
- a CDS encoding M28 family peptidase, which produces MKSITIAMIITIFMLTSCSSAKANTDNNLYFDSENAYNYIKAQTDLGPRNYGSEAHKKVREFFKQEISNMGYEVFSHNFKAPYIKERNGENIYAFLKGKTDNYIIIASHFDSRSVAEKDKMAFNRDKPISGANDGASSSGVLLELMKALKNYNDLPYSVCFVLFDLEDDGNLFDVEGNSLIETDWIQGSIAFVNEIIIRDNIIDKQKIKFGILLDMVGSKNAKFKYESFAHTYYSTIYNKVWQYAYDLGYSNYFFDEHYGTIIDDHTPFLNEKIPFIDIIDMGYTFHHTSQDTIDKLDKKTLEAVGKTVEYSIINADSIY; this is translated from the coding sequence ATGAAATCTATAACAATAGCTATGATTATAACCATTTTTATGCTTACTTCCTGCAGCAGTGCAAAGGCAAATACTGATAATAATTTATATTTTGATTCAGAAAATGCATACAATTATATAAAAGCACAGACTGATTTAGGACCTAGAAACTACGGAAGCGAAGCTCATAAAAAAGTAAGAGAGTTTTTTAAACAAGAAATTTCTAATATGGGTTATGAAGTTTTTAGTCATAATTTTAAAGCACCATATATTAAAGAAAGAAACGGAGAAAATATATATGCATTCCTTAAAGGAAAAACTGATAACTATATAATCATAGCAAGCCATTTCGACAGCCGTTCTGTGGCAGAAAAAGATAAAATGGCATTTAATAGGGATAAACCTATAAGCGGGGCTAATGACGGAGCAAGCAGCAGCGGGGTATTATTAGAGCTTATGAAGGCTTTAAAAAATTATAATGATTTGCCTTACAGTGTATGCTTTGTACTATTCGACTTAGAAGATGACGGAAATTTGTTTGATGTTGAAGGTAATTCCCTTATAGAGACCGACTGGATACAGGGAAGTATTGCATTTGTCAATGAAATTATAATAAGAGATAATATAATCGATAAACAAAAAATAAAATTTGGAATTCTTCTGGATATGGTTGGAAGCAAAAATGCAAAATTCAAATATGAAAGTTTTGCTCATACATATTATTCTACAATATATAATAAAGTTTGGCAGTATGCTTATGATTTAGGATATAGTAATTATTTTTTTGATGAACATTACGGCACTATAATAGATGATCACACCCCATTTTTGAACGAGAAAATACCTTTTATCGATATTATAGATATGGGATACACATTTCATCATACCTCGCAGGATACAATAGACAAATTAGATAAAAAAACTTTAGAAGCTGTAGGAAAAACTGTTGAATATTCTATAATAAATGCTGATAGTATATACTAA
- a CDS encoding motility associated factor glycosyltransferase family protein codes for MTDNIIFNENIDKLKKNKYNFRAVTKLINYNLKDNKYQLKPAKNNLFSVLYNNKPLTSTYAPMEEAKRLISQFIKDNNEHIGIFLSIASFYHIEHFLSLNKNNKAIIIEKDIEIVKLILENIEEKNLENIIIILDENIESIYSFFNFYMNENDAKKIVYIRHVRASNINSESTEYYDDVNICLANSIKEKLMSLTSNYYFAPIWARNILYNMHFNSGYSIKTYHNILNKETPVLLVSAGASIDNYIEKIRELSETHFIIVLSHALNTLIKNNIKPNAVVSTDGGFYSSIYLTELLKKENKDINIFTTHSAYPYPLTHIDNDRIFYFSHDESLEKILYPISDDMDNNIYFYMEGSVVMPALRIAYMLNPRYILLAGCDFCHADDKSHSLYSNASAFDYLNSSKLKTFETYKYKRLNDNQKIKCYDNIYRNTSSSLLSYKNHFENLILEISDMTDIFTLTKESAEINNVKIYNENIILKNNNLKNIKNRKIENYIRENIDKENLIKKINEFIDDVHNKNNISELGYLISPWHIDKFEKSMISYDELKDYINKWYDEIKKLIY; via the coding sequence ATGACTGACAATATTATATTTAATGAAAATATAGATAAATTAAAAAAAAATAAATATAATTTTAGAGCCGTAACAAAATTAATTAATTATAATTTAAAAGATAATAAATACCAATTAAAACCTGCAAAAAATAATCTTTTCAGTGTCTTATATAATAATAAGCCTCTTACTTCAACTTATGCCCCTATGGAAGAGGCTAAAAGATTGATAAGTCAGTTTATTAAAGATAATAATGAACATATAGGAATATTTTTGTCTATCGCTTCATTTTATCATATAGAACATTTTTTGTCTTTAAATAAAAATAATAAAGCCATAATAATAGAAAAAGACATTGAGATAGTAAAACTTATATTAGAAAATATAGAAGAGAAAAATTTAGAAAATATTATAATAATATTAGATGAAAATATAGAGAGTATATATTCTTTTTTTAATTTTTATATGAATGAAAATGATGCAAAAAAGATTGTATATATAAGACATGTAAGAGCCTCAAATATTAATTCTGAAAGCACTGAGTATTATGATGATGTTAATATATGTTTGGCAAATAGCATAAAAGAAAAATTGATGTCTTTAACTTCTAATTATTATTTTGCCCCTATATGGGCACGCAATATATTATACAACATGCATTTTAACTCTGGATATTCTATAAAAACATATCATAATATTTTAAATAAAGAGACGCCAGTACTGCTTGTATCCGCTGGGGCATCTATAGATAATTATATAGAAAAAATAAGAGAATTATCTGAAACTCATTTTATTATAGTATTGTCTCATGCACTTAATACTTTGATAAAAAATAATATAAAACCCAATGCAGTAGTTTCTACAGACGGCGGTTTTTACTCTTCTATATATCTTACAGAGCTTCTCAAAAAAGAAAATAAAGATATTAATATATTTACCACTCATAGTGCCTATCCTTATCCTCTTACCCATATTGACAATGATAGAATATTTTATTTTTCGCATGATGAAAGTCTTGAGAAAATACTTTATCCTATAAGTGATGATATGGATAATAATATTTATTTTTATATGGAAGGCAGTGTAGTAATGCCTGCTTTGAGAATAGCTTATATGCTTAATCCAAGGTATATACTTCTTGCAGGATGCGATTTTTGTCATGCAGATGATAAAAGTCATTCATTATATTCTAATGCCTCTGCCTTTGATTATTTAAATAGCAGCAAATTAAAAACTTTTGAAACTTATAAATATAAAAGACTTAATGATAATCAGAAAATTAAATGTTATGATAATATTTATAGAAATACATCTTCTTCTCTTTTAAGCTATAAAAATCACTTTGAAAACTTAATTTTGGAAATTTCAGATATGACTGATATTTTTACTTTAACTAAAGAATCGGCTGAAATTAATAATGTAAAAATATATAATGAAAATATTATATTAAAAAATAATAATCTCAAAAATATAAAAAATAGAAAAATAGAAAATTATATAAGGGAAAATATAGATAAAGAGAATCTTATAAAAAAAATAAATGAGTTTATAGATGATGTTCATAATAAAAATAACATATCAGAATTAGGTTATTTAATATCTCCTTGGCATATTGATAAATTTGAAAAGTCTATGATAAGTTATGATGAATTAAAAGATTATATTAATAAATGGTATGATGAAATAAAAAAATTGATTTATTAG